Sequence from the Thunnus maccoyii chromosome 22, fThuMac1.1, whole genome shotgun sequence genome:
ATGTGAGGCGTGggggtcaaaaaaaaaaaaaaaaggaaaaaaagagctaaaatgcagttgaaagagaaaagagactCATCGTTCAAGGACTCTACAGTTCTCACAACATTACATTCAGTTACATCAGCCACaccttgtttttcctttttacagtAGTTCAGCCATCGCCCACTCTGATCAGGGCCAAAAAGTAAAAAGGGGAGAAATGCAGCAATCAAGGagcttttctccctctttctttacAAGTGTAAGTAATATGTGAAAAGCCTTAGGcgtacatatacacacatacacacacgctctTTGTGTTTATCTTCAACGCGACTTGTTTTACATGACTAAAGCCGGCCCTCGTCTTTGTAGCGCCAGTTGATAAGTCTCGTTAAGGCCAGCTCGTTAGGAATGGGCCATCTCCGTGGCAAACAGCTTGATGACATCTTTGTCTGTTGTGCTGTCAACTTGGACGTCATGTCGTGTGTCAGTAGTAGGACATGAGTGTTTTTGGTTTAGAGAGTCGGTTAAGCAGCAAGGCTTCGTTGCATTTATCGTTCAGCTTCAGGATGGTGAGCGGGAGTGTGTTTGGTTTCAGGCCTGCagtgttttgaagaaaaaacaccTGCCTGGTTTTCAGTCTCCGTCCCCTCTGATGTGACGTCTTCGGTCACATCAGACGGCGTtttcagagtgtgtgtttgtatgctaaAACACACCGTTCCCACACTTCTTCTCCGCAGCGTGTCTGCATCAGTAGAACTTGTCGTCGATGCGGAAGTGCGGCCTGGTGACATCATCGGGGTTGAGGAAGACGGATATGGATTTCCCGGGGTTCTCGGTGACCAGCTGCTGTAGTCGCTGCGCCAGCTTGTCCTCTGAAGGCGAGATGATGCCGTTGGCTGGGTGATGCCCGGGGGATCCGTGGCCATTGGTGCTTGTTGCTAGCTCCTTCTTCAGCTGGCCCGCCTGCTGGGCTTGGTCCAGAGCCGCCCGCAGGTGCTCGCTGGGATCCGAGCGCACGTGGGCGAGTTTCCTGGCAACGAGCAGCGCCTGGCTGTCGGTTAGGTGCTCCAACATGTTGCATTGGGGCAGGAAGTAGTTTGGGCAGTTTTTACCCAAGATGCAGTGGGCCAGGTCATCCAGGAGACCCAGAAGGAGGCGGCCGGGGGTGTCGGCGTCTGTGCAGGACAGGTAGGCGGCAGGAAGTCGGTCACAGGCCCAGAAGAGCAGAGTACGCAGGTGGTAGAGGCTGAGCCCCGCACGAGGACGGGCCAGGATACGAGCCAGCACGGCCTTGGCTGCTTGGAAAGCCTGGGCCATGGGGAAGGGGATGCACTTTTTCAACTGAACCTGGTAATAAGAGAGGACCAATTAATTAAATAGGAACAGGACTAGAGACATAGTAGTAAACTTAAAGGAataatagagagagagaaagggaatggggggaaaaaaagggacaaaaatgacaaagaaacaaaaaaagaaaaccagatGGTAACATAATGATGCTTGGTAGTGGCACCAAACATGACATTAAGAAAGAATGAGTAACATTAAGAATCTCCTCACCTCGCTGCGTGAGAAGGCCAGCCTCCACTCCCTGTCGGGCCGACCACCCAGCGGGGAGCAGCAGGGCAGCAGATAGAAGCCAGATATTGCCTCCTCCTCTGTGATTTTACCATCCCAGAAGTGGTTGGCAGTCAGCCAGCCTTGGGCCACAGCAGGCCAGCCCCGAAACGACACCACAGGTAGCAGGTCGTACAGCACCCGGCTAGAGCCTGCCTGCAGGGAGGAGGGTGGTGGAATATTACAAGATCGCTAAGTCCTGAATTTTTATTCCTCTATAAAACATTGTTGGAAGGTGATTTCTTGAAAATCGTTTTAACATTTGACTACAATCTGCTCCGATATCGATTTCACTCcacaaaaatgtctgtttaaacCAGCAAGTTAAGTAGCCTGACCTTACTAATCAAATCAGACATAATGAGTCAAACTATCTTGGTTTTATCATCATTTCAGCATAGGAGCAACTTGTGGCTACTGCATAATCTGTACCTGGAGGATGATGGTAGTAAGGGGCCCGTTCCTCTCTAGGCGGTCAGGGGTAGGAATGCCTCTCTGGGGGCTTCGCCTCAGCTCCTCCACGGCCTCGCTCACCACCCCCCAGAACCAGTCTGTCACCAGGCTGGGAGAGAAGTAGCATCCATCCAGAGACTGAGGAGAGCCCAACGAGGGGATGGAGCCTTTACCTGagcagggagaggagagaggaggagggctgAGCGCTGGGTCTCTCCACACAGACTCATTTGTTGTCCCAGAAATCTTACATTCAGGCCAACATCCAGCCGGTGTTTAGGGAGCAAAGTTCTTCCATTCTGTACTTTTTACACATACATTTGCTAGAGCTGTGTGTTGCCTGGTACAGTCGTAAGTATTAGTAGTAAATCTATCACACCAAAGTTTCAGCACCCCCAAATGAAACAAATTCACCACAAAGTACCACAGGTCTTTAAAGTCctatgataaaaaatattactttgATTATTTACTCTGTTTTTAGGGTACATCTCTCTGTTCAGGTTGTTCAGTGGATACAGCAGATAATGAGCAATTACAATTAAACTGTGGTGTTGCTGTTTTAAAACTTTCTATAATAGTGAAATAGTAGGGAGCTGATTATTCATCATATGATAACTGCAGGTATGTTAGTAATGCATTATTCAGCTGCTCTTGGCGTGTATGTGTTAagcaaatgcatttattttcgCCAATCCTACTGTCAGAACTCTGAGTCACGGGCACCGGGTGCATCCAAATACTTTTTCACACCGGCACGCTAATTTTCACACATACTGCACAAGAGTGTAGACGGTAAAGAAAGAATCAACATTTGACTGGGTTTATTTTGCCAAAAAACTTTGCCCACATTGGCTCAGGACATATCTGTTAATTTCAAAGTTGAATGCCTGAAAATTAAAAACTATTTCATTAATGATCACttaaatcatttatcaagcaaaaatggggttactggttccagcttttctttgttttatatcattgtaaaattaatatctttgaattttggAATGTTAactttggacaaaacaagcaatctgatgatgatttttcactgttttctgatattttgtagaccaaacaattaatcaattaattgaaaaataatccacagattaatcagtaatgaaaataatggttgtTGCAGCCCTAGAGTTGACCTTTGAGTAGCTGTAGTATGGAGTCAAAGGCAAAAAGATGTGACGATGcaacacattaaaaagaaagaataaaaaccTGATTTGAACTTATGACACTTACGCcctttttttaacctttcagcagcattttggcgtGATGCGTGTGAAAGCTGTCGACTAGACCCGACTAAATCACCCCTTCCTGCCACCGCAAACACATTAACGTAAGATCCTTGTGGGAAAATGTTATGATATGACAACAAAATATGTGGAATGTATTTTCCAAATTGCAAAAAATTAAAGAGATTCATATGAATGAATGTCATTACTTTTTCTCATCTAGGAAGTTTCACAGCCGCGAGAGTGTGGCAGAATGATGTCGCGGTGTAATCTGGAAAGCCGCCGTGTAATCTTGAACTTTCAATTGTTAAGTTATACTCATAAATGTTTCAGTGCTTATTTACTCGGGGAAGCGTTTCTCGGTTCACCTATCTGAGGAGGTTATAGGAAACGGGCCTCTGCTGCAGCTCGCTGGGCAAAATTGCATCATAACATCATGCATCAAATTATCTCAGTGAAACATGGACAAAATTTTATCAGCTTCCATTACTTCCACTCTGCACTGCAGCTGAACCTTCATCCTTGTCTATTCCactctctcttcatctttctaTTTCACATTCTTCCCCACCCTTCGCCTTTCTTACTCTTTCACCTGTTTTCTTACTTTCTATAGTTCCTCCGCTGTCCTTGCAATGATCATCCTACTTTCTCCTTGTCACTCGCTTTCTCCTCATCATCCCCCGTCTCTTGCTACTTACCCATTTCTCCcgcctcctcctcgtcttcctcgGGGGGAAGTCCGTTCTCCTCCTGGCAGCAGATGTTCCAGCGGGACAGGATGTTGGAGTCGCAGAGGCGGAGGCTGAGCCATGAGTGGCAGGGCGGGGAGTGCCTCATGTCTAGGGTGACAGGCTGGTTGCGGTCATGGAGCTTCAGGGCGGGCACCAGCAGGGTGAAATCCAGGTCAAAGTCAGCCCCTTTGGCGTAGTCGCCCAGGTCTTCGGGGTTGAGGTCCAAGACGCCTTCACGGGCGCcgcctgacagcagcaggtactCGTTGGCCACCGGGAGGCGCTGGTCCACCTTCTGGACTAAGCCTGGAAGAGTTGGGGGGTGGAGGAAATCGATCACACTCAGCAATATCATATTCAGAGTCATTTGTATGTACAGAGATGCGTTTCCAGCAGCAGAACTGATGCAAGGGGCATTGACCGGAAAggttcaacaacaacaacaacaacaacggctccctctttctctcacacacacacacacacacacacacactaaaatgtatttcatattcAGATGCACGGGCACACCGGCTCTCTGAGACATAAAACAGCAGGGCTGCAAGTGAGTGAGCCGGGGAAATTTCAGGAAGCATAGCTTAGTTTGTTTTGAAAGGTGTTGCATATATTTATGAGACTGAGCTGCAGTAATATTGACACATGAACTTGTGTGAAATTAACAACCCCCTCAGTGACCGCTGGGCTAGACAAATCATTTCAGTGGCTCTCCTATACGTGTGATCCGTGAAGCCCTCGATTCAGCCTCCATACACTCTGTGCTCTCTACAAACACAATGCAACTATACTGTGACTGGCAGAGGGATTGTTCCATTAACAGTATATATCAACAGggcacgagagagagagagaagtggtgGGCgagagagctagagagtgaatgaagagaaggagaacaaaggagtgaatctgagaaataaaacattattttctctttgtttcatggtggttatgttctaaagcacaaataaacaagcccacacctctgcacaaccctgcaggaaggtgcactgccagatttggtgtgaatgcagcctcaCATGTCTGAACACTACTAAAACAAAGTCTACTTTGTTTCACTATtgtcatattacaattattaatcttacatagcCACAAATAGATACATTACTTCATTGCTGCgtcctgcaaacagctgtgtttaaaaaggaaaaacagaattaaaaataagtagcgtctttctttcactcgcctccaaaacaaatgcatacGCTAGTCGAGATTTTACGACACGAGAcagtggtgctcatgggaaatgcagtcttcattccAGGAAAACGCTACTGCTTTTTTTCCACAGGGGCTGctaaaatcaatacaaaatgaaagttccttgtagtaatTTCCTGATCTGGGAATACAGTGATATTGTTAAAGTAGGTCTAATAGGACAAGAAATACGAGCTGTTAGTCaatcatattattatattcttaTTATATTTCAGACCAGGCTGCACCGTAATTTTCCAGAGTGCTAAAAAGCATTCCTCACTCTCGTCTCAACAGTTCATATGAGAGAACCCTGAGACTCCAAATCCCTTTATGGATACTTAGCTGTGTTGTAAACTACCCAGGCTCTGGACCCGTGGGATCCACAGTACTGGAGTCAAGTAAATTATGTTTTGCCAGCTTAAAAGAGCAACTGAGAAAAGGCTCGATCCTTCAGCCAAACCTGTGCTGGTCTGGAGGTAACTGCTAGCTACCGCAGGTCAAAGGTAAAGCATGGAGCACTTTAAAACCTTTGACGCTCTCGCAGGTGGAAGATTGTATGAGCTTGAGCTTGAGTGTTTATCCCTCCAGGGCAGTTAAGTGGCTGCGGAAAGCTGAAACGGGGGCATCAGACCAAGCTGGCAGGCCAAGGCTGGGGGCACAAAGCTCCTAACATGATTCCTCTCATCCAATTACATGGGCACACAACCTTGGTGGCAAGATGCCATGTGACAGTTTCATGTaggggtttgtgtgtgtacttcagtgtgtgtttggatgtgaaAAATGAGTCAAAAGAAAAACGCTGTCAGTGCTTCAACTTTTGGAggtttaaattaataattatagaATTTAAGGTGGTTGACTCTGATCCTTATGATAACTCACCAGTgctttaagtacagtatttatgtCAAGTAAATAATAGGAGAATCCCAACACACATCACTGAGAAAACCACACAATCTTTACACAAGCTACTTTACATCAGAATGATAGATTAGTTTGATggaatatagaaaaaaaaaagctggaaaaTAGGAGGGAAAACATCCTGAGACCCAAAACGTCAAGCGAGACTGACTAAAGTGGAAGTCAAAGTCAAATGTGCTGAAGCGGATCTCTCTGGTGCTTTGCTTTGAAGGGGAGCGAAATGAAAAGTGCCTCATTTGATGCCTCCGCTGGGGGAGCAGTcgagaaagaagaagagaaagaggaagtatGTGACAGTGAGTCTTTGTATCTTTTTTATTCCTGGGCAGAATCAGCTCATCTCTCCTTTACAAGCTCCATTCATCCGCTGACTAGACTCCTGGAGCTCAGTCTTCAGCTAGGAGCTCCCGTTGCACTTTATCCAGAGCTCCGCGGTTTCTCGAGATCCTCAGCTTCTCCGAACCCTCCCATGGTTCAGGTAGTTCAAGATAGGATCGACATCAAGTCTGCAAGAGATGTTTAACTTTCTGAAACTTTCTTTAAGTTCATACGTCTGATATGAACTGAGATTTATTGGAAGAAATGCTTAGTCCTGACTGACCTCTGTAAAAGTCAAATAAGTAACAAGACATTGTAGTACAGAAATACCAAAGATATCATTTAGAAACAAGTAGAGACACTGTTGAGTTGGGTGATAGGACAAATATGTCATGCCatcagaaaaatacagaatccaTGGCTTTTTTGGTCAATTTAAATCTCTATATTTCTGCTTCACCAGCATTCATTCACTCATGTCTCCTCTATCAGAGGtgagtgtttgtgcatgcaaCTTGCGAAACAAATTGTGACCAATCGATTAGCAGAACTTGAAATTTCAACCCGGGGGAGAAGGAGAAATAGGGGAGAAATGGCAGATGGGCAGAtcgaagagaagaagagaatggAAAAGACAGGAGGAACGGATCAGACGTCAGCCAAAGGGCAGCGAATACGAAGCTGTGACTCCTCTGATTCATTTGGTTTTATCTGCCACTGATAAATTGGGTCAAATAGGcgaggaggaggaaaacagtgatgaaaaaaaatgaataaaagagcATCTTATCTCTCCAGCAGGGGCTTcagttggagagaggagagcgGAGGCAAAACTGTATCAATTAGCGAGGCTTCTCCGATCTCCACGCTGGCTGCAGGAAGTTTGAGGTTGTTCCAAGGAACACAATCTACTTTTTAATCCAAACTCTCAAATCGACAGTCACACGCTGTTTTACTGGGCATCTGCCAGTGAGCActcacatgcacgcacacatgaacacacccTGACACATACGCctgtagacacacacagtctgagaATAGAGCTGGAATGGAGACAGTCTAGGCTGGTTTCACAGCCACAGATTAAACCTAATCCTATCAGAAATGTCTTTGAATGTAGATTTCCATTAGAGGGAAGTTTTTCCGTTGAGAACTATTTTCAGACTGGACCCAATTCCATGTCTGTGAGAGGACTATTTGATGGTTATTGGTTACTCCATCAGTCACAGTGTGTGGTAACAGAAAAAGCCAACCCACCTACCTGCATGATACACGGAGGCAGATCcagtgtttccaaaaaaaacagatacatgTTGCAGATGTGgggttgttttctttcttcattcaCCATTTGgtagggctgtcactttttattcaaaattcaaatattCGTTCGAATGtgggaaaaaatgtaatatttgaaCTGTTATAACCTGTTTGAATTCAAAATTTACCTTCTATAAGCGCAACAGACTGTTTGAAGTAGTTTGCCTTGTGATCCAGCAGAGGGTGCTGTATAAATTCACTGTCAGCTTGACCTACTGACCTAACAGTAGTTAAGCTAGCAACGTCATGTTGTTTGCTATGATGACAAGGTAAGATGGCGGATACTAGCGAGCAAAGCCGTCCTGAGTGGACAatcacaaaaccaaaacatctGAGAAGCAGTGTTTGGAAGCATTTTGGGTTCTACACCCTAATTTGTCGACTTCGTGAAAAGCAGATGTCTTACTCTACAATGACAACAAATCTGCGGATTCACCTGCTAGCTTGCCGCTCAAGTGAGGCAGTGGAGGCACCACAAACGAGTGGAGCAATGTCAAGTGTACAACCTCGCCTGACTGCCTACTATTCGGCGCACTCAGCTTCAGGAGGCCCGTTGCCAGAAGCTCGTAGAAATGCCATCACTGATAGGATAGCAAGATTTACATGCAAGGATATCCAGCCCATTGGTATTGTTTTGGGAGAGGGGTTTCAGGATCTCACAATGGAACTGGAGTCACGATATAAAATCTGAAGTCACACCGCAATCTCGACACACATAGTACAACTGTGTGACACCACATGGGAAAACATAAAGACTATGTTACAGGGTAAGACTCTCTCTTACTATAGACGGATGGACATCGTTGGCCTTGCATGCTAATGTGACGGTCATAGCTCACTGTATTTGAGACTCATGGGAACTTGACAGTTATGTTCTCTGTACTGAGGAGCTGAGAGGAAGCCACACAGCGGTCGCAGAAAGCATCAGCAGCTGGAACGCTGGATGAATTTGACATCTCCTGTGAAGCTGTCGCCAACAGACAACGCTCTGAACTATGTGAACGCCATATGCAATTTAGAGGCTTATTAATGTACTCTGTTTGGCCCACATGCTAAACCTAGTAGTGTGTGAGGGGCTTGAGGTTAACGCCGCTGATATGGCCCTTTCCAGACTAAAGCAAACTGCAGCTCATGTTGGAGGGTCTCCTTTAGACAGCTGCctgcctaaaaaaaaacaaaaacaaaagactcATAAATGACTACTTCACCAGATGCAGTAGCACCTATGACATATGTTGTGCATCTAAGCAACAAGCAGCAGTGGCAGTTGTCATTTTTGAAAAGATGTCCCATTTGGAACTCAGCACTTCTGAGTGGTCTATGGTTGAACAACTAAAAGACACATTGAAACCTTTCAAAGCGGCAACTCAGGCCCTCTCCACTGATGTCTAccccacagcagcagctgtccTTCCTCTGCAGCATGTCATCATATCTCAGCCCAGCACTCCTGGTGCACTGTATAAATCAGCCATCAAAGAAGTGAGAGGAATTTGActcttcttttactttttctttttttattaaatattaacaagATTGGAAAGATCAATATTAGCAATTTTAAAAAGCCAAATGCTAAGCCAAACAGCATGTGATGATACACTTCAGTAAAGAGAGCAGCAAATGTACGCTTCTCAATAAAGTGGCCTTCCTGGACCCCCGGTTATCTTGCTTAGTCCATGACTGTACATAAGCTCTAGAGGAAGAAAAGACAGCTGCCCTGGGCGCGATGGGAAGCCTGTTTGGGGACTTGTACAAATCAAGTGACTTTTGCAAATGCAACAGGGACGCCATTCAGGAGATGCTTACATGAAGGAGactcttctctctgcagacagtAACCCACTGCTTTAGTAGAGAGATACAGGGTGCAATAGATACCCACAACTCTGAAACCTGGCTCGTTAATACCTGTGTGTACCGGGAACCTCTGTACGCTCTGTACATGTGTTCTTGTTGGCAGCTAATACTGTAAGTAAAAAGAGAGCCACACTgacacatgacatgacatggcTTAATTTGTATTGTAGTTTACACTATAATATTTTCTGGCAGGTGGGTTTAGCACAAATACCCCACATTTATGCATCATGATAATTAAGAAAAGGTTTTATACCTGCATATCTACTTATACTGAAATCATGAACCAAGCCTTAGAGGTTTAAAATCAAATGTGCTCAAGGAGCAATCATGATGCTGCTAGAGTCTTTGAACTGAGATGCTCCAGGAGATGAGgctgaggaaagaaaaaaaaaaatcaatatttgattttaacatcaataaatcatcacaacattaatcaaaacatacacagCCATCACCAGGAAGATCTGCAGCTACTGCTGACCTCTACACTGCACTTGACTTGAAGAAATTATCAAggttactttaaaaaaaaaaaggaggtatTTCTTTtgctacataaataatataGAATTTTATTTCAGCCTTAATATTTTAGCTTCTCGGTTTGAACTCATGCTCTCCTCATCCACATACAAAATTTGTATATTCACAGAAATGCTACTGTACAAGTTCTTTTTGAGATTTTAAGCAAAAAAGGAGCATCAAcgctcttttttttaacaaagatgAATGAGGTTTGTGGGAAATGTGGTCCAAGATTTGAGAAACAataaatttactgtatatatagcaGTGCTTCCCcttcaatatatttatattatataatgaaaatgtcattatttaaaaaCGAATTTACTATGATTCTAAaatcaatagaaaataaatttgCGAGAGAGCCTCATTTTGTCATCTGTCTTGGGAGTTTGTTAACAGTTCAATGCATCAGTGATATTACACACTGATGAATTGAACTGCCTCAATGCAGCATGGTCTCACATATTAAACAAAGCTTCTGACTACAAGGTCCCTGGGGCCCTTTTTTAAAGGACATTCTGGAGTCCAGTGATAAACTCTGCATTGTTCATTCAATTTTATCATTACCCTAAATCACAGGTTTTAAAACTGTGAGGTACAGAGTTAAAAGGGGGCACAGAGGGAGAGACGTGAGGTATGAGCTGCAATTAGTGCCAAAACCCTTCTTTAAGTCTGTCAaatgtgaacacacagacacgatACACATATTTTCAGATTCAGTGCAACTTACGCTTCAGGAGGATATCatcattttccaaaaatgtaaacaaatataggCTAAAAAACAAGGCTCAAGTTGTAATCCACTGCTAACTCACTGAATTAGCTAATGGGAACGTTACGCTTCCTGTTTACGTCCCCCATGccattatgggaactgtagttctaAAACCGAGCATGCTTATCACCCAAATTGAAGTAAGACAAGGAACAAAAGAATAATAGtgacatttttatgacattacTAACACTCAGAATCACAATCTCCTCCACCCCTGCCCTACATTAAGGTTTTACATGGTTTACAATATGTATAGTTACACTTTTCTGAAAATGAAGCAATTCCACTTATATtaatacacacacctacactgAATACACATAATCTATACTAAATATTCATGGGTGCATTCAGACACGCATGCTTAAAAATGAGGCTACAAAGTGACACTGCTGTGAAATCCCCtaaagcagagcagcagcatcatgGGAAAGACGTCCTTTCTCATCACAGCCAGAGCAAAGTGAGAATATTCTGCCACACACCTCTAGACTGATAGACTCTAAAAATAGCTCTGTAAATCCCTCTGGAAAATGGGATTCCTCTAAATAAGCTGATGACTTCTATGTGTTGTTGCTGGAAAGGCCTGCTGAGAGAGAAAGTCTGAATCTGAGACTGTGCCAAAAACTAGGCTGCCCTAACAACTGAGATGTAGGAAAAAGCTGGTCATCACACACGtcttacatgtgtttttaacatgaGTACAGTCTACACTTGACTTAATGTGCATGAGCCCACACATGAGCTGACCATCCTCTGTGCATTATTGCATCTTGTGGCTTTATCCACTTCCACAAGTCTTAAAACACCAGCCCTGTTGAAAAATTCAGCCATCTACAACAGAGGAAAGGTAAAAGTCCTTGATAACGGCTGACATTTAATCTTTTCCCACCCACTGTTCCACCAACACATTTCCACCGCTAGCACTTTCACAAgttacatgaatatgaacattcCAAAAACTTACAATCCATTGATTCACTTCTCATGTGAAATAGTAAaatttgttcaaaaatgtttgtgctttGGTGGATTGTCCTTACCATCATGTCCATTATTTGACAACTTCTTGTTTACTGCAGGGGACAAGATGGTAACAACAGCTGGGGCAGGTGGTAAAGAATGAGAACATGGTGCCCTTTCATGAGTTCAAAAGGTACAATATGGGCTGAAAGATTCagtggcaactaccacagcttgaggttGAATCCAATGCGGAAGTATCTTAAAGCGCAATGCCACCAACTGCCATTAGAtctggctccaactgactcccattcaagcatcaacttctctctaaaaATACTACGtaaagtcattatggtctcaatcgctaaattcaggccttctaataagtgtgccggtggtcattttggaatgtattgctccattaataagatctTAAAACTTATAGTAACTTTGAGGTCTGCTGTCTGGGcgctgattgacagctgtgattgacagttggctcacctgctgctctcccaagctccaggactcgcactgagtAGGACTACTGTCACAATacttcagtaagtttaatgttacttgattatgatacctgccctgttagcaccatttagctaacgttaacccAGGTTTGCACCACTCAGTGTTCAaagtaagctagcgttagcttagGTCTGAGGTAAGTGAGGCGTGAGGGGCCAACACCCCGCAACCcatatttggaaggtcctggcttcAAATGGGAAATATTGCGCCAACTATAAACGgcaactctgggcttcacaCCACCTCCAATGCAAACTAATGACTGATGTCACACTTCGCTACGTCCACCTTTATTACTGATTTTGTCCACTGCTTAGGGATCACTGTATTGGTCACCATATCCTTACTGTATTCTGAATCAGGGCACCTTGGTACAGTAATTATTGAGGAAAGGGCTGTTGTCTGTGTCACAAAATCTAATTCCCAGCAAATTGTTGCTGCAATATCCCATATCTCTGTGTGCCCTTTTTGTTATTCTAGACAAGAAAACTCAAATACAGCAGCAAAGCGTGCCgtaacaataatattaaaaacagcCTCATTCCAAAAAGGAGCAATTCAATCTGTTACAAATGACTCTTGACTAATATAGACTCAACCGGATGTTATCAGTACTATTCAACCAGCTCTTCTGGCAGCCTCACCTCGCTCTCTAATAGCAGGATTAATCCCAGACAACCCCGCTGCCGAAAGGTGAGCCATTCCGCCTCCTCGCCGTTTATGAATTCATATCGAGGCGGGAGATTAGCTCAGAAATAGAATAAACAAGAGGAATGGAGAAGTTCCAATTTAATCTGATTGGCGGAGAGAGGATGCAGGAAGCCGTGAGTGTCTTCGAGCTCCTCACTGCTGCTTTGATGCCAGCCGCACTGTGATACCATGTCCCGCTAAATGACGGGCAATTATCattgaaagagaaaaatgacatggcagtttaacatttttggGCAACAGGGTGGCCTAGTCTTTCAAGAAA
This genomic interval carries:
- the tmem102 gene encoding transmembrane protein 102 isoform X1; translation: MIHTRILKTRVVEMDSLMSAVAPRSPAPAKKLSEVDFRSGATLEQLSAQVSELVLLEQGEFGDQTALEVHTAKDFIFNMLGLVQKVDQRLPVANEYLLLSGGAREGVLDLNPEDLGDYAKGADFDLDFTLLVPALKLHDRNQPVTLDMRHSPPCHSWLSLRLCDSNILSRWNICCQEENGLPPEEDEEEAGEMGKGSIPSLGSPQSLDGCYFSPSLVTDWFWGVVSEAVEELRRSPQRGIPTPDRLERNGPLTTIILQAGSSRVLYDLLPVVSFRGWPAVAQGWLTANHFWDGKITEEEAISGFYLLPCCSPLGGRPDREWRLAFSRSEVQLKKCIPFPMAQAFQAAKAVLARILARPRAGLSLYHLRTLLFWACDRLPAAYLSCTDADTPGRLLLGLLDDLAHCILGKNCPNYFLPQCNMLEHLTDSQALLVARKLAHVRSDPSEHLRAALDQAQQAGQLKKELATSTNGHGSPGHHPANGIISPSEDKLAQRLQQLVTENPGKSISVFLNPDDVTRPHFRIDDKFY
- the tmem102 gene encoding transmembrane protein 102 isoform X2 yields the protein MDSLMSAVAPRSPAPAKKLSEVDFRSGATLEQLSAQVSELVLLEQGEFGDQTALEVHTAKDFIFNMLGLVQKVDQRLPVANEYLLLSGGAREGVLDLNPEDLGDYAKGADFDLDFTLLVPALKLHDRNQPVTLDMRHSPPCHSWLSLRLCDSNILSRWNICCQEENGLPPEEDEEEAGEMGKGSIPSLGSPQSLDGCYFSPSLVTDWFWGVVSEAVEELRRSPQRGIPTPDRLERNGPLTTIILQAGSSRVLYDLLPVVSFRGWPAVAQGWLTANHFWDGKITEEEAISGFYLLPCCSPLGGRPDREWRLAFSRSEVQLKKCIPFPMAQAFQAAKAVLARILARPRAGLSLYHLRTLLFWACDRLPAAYLSCTDADTPGRLLLGLLDDLAHCILGKNCPNYFLPQCNMLEHLTDSQALLVARKLAHVRSDPSEHLRAALDQAQQAGQLKKELATSTNGHGSPGHHPANGIISPSEDKLAQRLQQLVTENPGKSISVFLNPDDVTRPHFRIDDKFY